The genomic DNA CGGTGTTTAGCGATTGAGATCCCCATGCTCTGGAGAAACTCGTGGTTAAAGTAAGCGATGTCCTCGTACTCGAGCTCGTTGTTTGAGAAAGAGAGACCGTACTCGTAGATAAGAGAAGCTTCAAGACTCGTCCTGGAGAGCCATGAGAACCAATCCATTGTGGTTatgagatctttttttttttgaatctgaagaagaagaatgatagTATTGGTGAGAGTGTGTTGTTGTGGTTTGTGAAGAAGATAAAGTcgttttaagtatatatatagagagatggTTGGGGGTTGTTTTTGActttaaagaaaaaggtaacGGGGCTTACTTGGTAAGGTGGGTGAACGGATGGACTAAAGTAGACCAAAGTGAAAAGTAAGggtcaaaatcagaaaaaataaagaagttcACACATCTTTTTTTAGCATTGaaccaaaaaaacgaaaaagaattgtaaatttgtaacaCATGGAGATGACTAAGTGTGTGGGTGTGTCCATTAATCACGTTGTGGGGAAATGGAGCATATAATgcgtttttgcttctttttttctggaTCACTATCTCTCTATTGTTCCATTTGCTTCTtcgaatttaaaaaaaaaaaaaaaaaagccaacaCAAATCTGCTTTCCCTTCGTTACATGTAATTAATCTACTAAATAGTTAGTATTATCTTCGTTGTTAGGTCAActaatgataacaaaaaaaaactactatgAAATTTAAAAACCACCTTCTCTAGTCAACTatcttttttgtattaatttgtatatacattatagttattattattttattacttaaagAGTCAATGAACACAAATCCATTATTTATGATTATCCTCAGTTTGGCTTTTGAATCAAGGGGgaagataaattattattgaGCTTTTAAGAGACTAATGCAAGCCATTATTATCGAAATGCTGTGATTACAAAGACATGGGACACTagctagtagtagtagtagtggatGCAATCATGGATATATTCGTCAATCACAATCAGAATTAttcgttaaaaatatatatgcatgatCAACAGAAGACACGATCGGTGTGATCACGGGTCATGCGCATGTGgaatttttaaagtaatgctTCATATATGCACTTACCAGCCACTAGCTTCCACTTCTATCTTCGGTTTGGCTCCCCCCCCCCCATGGATTTACACATTAAGTAGGAGGAAATATTTACATGTAACAGAATAAtctgaaactaaaaaaaataaattagaagatTTATTGCTCAAACAACCGAAGCAAAATACTGGTATCACtgtataatcataattttatgatacTCCACGGGTGATCAACGTTGTTAGTACCTTTTCTGGTCCCGTATCAAAGGTGCATTTAAGTTGGGTCTTAGATCTTTAATGATGACCTTTAAGTCCAAGTTAAGTTTCGTTTACTTTGCTTTAATTTCAATAGTACACCATCAGTCTCGATGCTTCAAATCattctaacaagtaacaaccaCCCTACCTCAAAGTTCATCGGTATATCTAATCGATTAACACCATTCCCAAACGATCCAAGGATATACTAGTATATAAGGAGAAAAGAAACTTGCCAGATAAAAGagattgttaattaaaaaaaaacagaaaaaatgcgtatacatataataatatatcataagAATCTGGTTCGTATACATAGAATTCACAAACCGAAAATCTTTTAGGCTTTAGTCTGAACCAAACGCCATTGATTGAGAGATCCTAAAGGTGCTGCATGTAGCTGTCGCAAAACTGAAGATTTCCGGTTCGGTATTGGACTGAGAATCTTTGATTTGTATAAAAATCTACAAGatcctggaaaaaaaaacttgctaaTAGTATCAATCTGATTTGCTCCTGAGGCTGTATATATTGCCAAGGGTTCCAACAATGCTGACCACAATGGCCAAGATTAGCATCAACCACGACACAGATCTTTCAACGAGGCTTAatgtattgctctgtttcccTAACCGTAATGCGATAAGAGCAGGGAATGTAAAACCAAGCGAAACTGCTGATGTTGCGCCTGTGAATTTGAAAGCTGTCCATATATTTGGGATCATCGTTGAGCCAATGTAAATAAGAGCCAGCAAGACCACAGTAAGCCCAAATGATCTCTTTTTGCTTTCGGATAGAGGAGGCGATCCTTCAAACAGTAAGGTATTGACGGTTTCTCTCAAGGAGAAATGGATCACGGGGAAGACGAGTACTAGATGTAGAATGTAGCCGATTCTGACAATGTAGTTCACCGCAGAGCTGAAAcggataccgagatcttgatcAAAGTTGGTCAAGATGTCTGATTCGGTGTCCTGGCCGAAGAGGAGATAACCCGATATAGCAGTTGAAGCATAGACGACAACACAAATGGCTGTCGTGATTCTCCCAACTCGGTTCATCTTATGAGGTGATCGACCTTCGAGCTCGTTATAGATCGGCTGGACATTGAAGTGACAAACGTAAGCGTTGGACATAATGGGAATGACAACAAGAAGGTCCAAGATTGCCTTTTTGGAACCAAAATCAGGAGTCATCCTAGGAGGGTCGATGGTTCCTTCGATGAGCTTAATGGTGGCGACAGCAAAACAGACAACCACAAAGACAACAGCAAGAGCAACAGAAGCAGCTGATGTAACGCTCAAGGAATCAATCTTGTTCAAAGCACAGAGAGGAGCCAAGAAGATGACCATaacaatcaaaaccaaaactttacgGTGATCCCAGAAACCATTCCCTAACCATTGATCCAAAACCCCAATGTGATGAAGAGAGCCAGACATGACGTCCCCCATAATAATGAGATAAACAACGAGAACGCCACCGTTGTTGACAATGATACAAATCTCAGACAAAACCCTAGCGGTTTTGCCCAACGCGGATTGAACAACCTCGCCGTAAGATCTGGACTTGTAAAGAACGGCAAATCTAACGAGCNATCTTTGATTTGTATAAAAATCTACAAGATCCTGAAAAAAACTTGCTAATAGTATCAATCTGATTTGCTCCTGAGGCTGTATATATTGCCAAGGGTTCCAACAATGCTAACCACAATGGCCAAGATTAGCATCAACCACGACACAGATCTTTCAACGAGGCTTAatgtattgctctgtttcccTAACCGTAATGCGATAAGAGCAGGGAATGTAAAACCAAGCGAAACTGCTGATGTTGCGCCTGTGAATTTGAAAGCTGTCCATATATTTGGGATCATCGTTGAGCCAATGTAAATAAGAGCCAGCAAGACCACAGTAAGCCCAAATGATCTCTTTTTGCTTTCGGATAGAGGAGGCGATCCTTCAAACAGTAAGGTATTGACGGTTTCTCTCAAGGAGAAATGGATCACGGGGAAGACGAGTACTAGATGTAGAATGTAGCCGATTCTGACAATGTAGTTCACCGCAGAGCTGAAAcggataccgagatcttgatcAAAGTTGGTCAAGATGTCTGATTCGGTGTCCTGGCCGAAGAGGAGATAACCCGATATAGCAGTTGAAGCATAGACGACAACACAAATGGCTGTCGTGATTCTCCCAACTCGGTTCATCTTATGAGGTGATCGACCTTCGAGCTCGTTATAGATCGGCTGGACATTGAAGTGACAAACGTAAG from Camelina sativa cultivar DH55 chromosome 7, Cs, whole genome shotgun sequence includes the following:
- the LOC104703386 gene encoding sodium-coupled neutral amino acid transporter 4 (The sequence of the model RefSeq protein was modified relative to this genomic sequence to represent the inferred CDS: added 401 bases not found in genome assembly); amino-acid sequence: MDSSYSVISKTSYVELQKPPTNNNGIPGKPRNKLLASDEESFVNDFDDSLRNGVGDEEGDDDLDFDISAYPLVHGKSSSSNQGSGVYGAVFNLTTSIIGAGIMALPATMKVLGLVLGFVLIILMAILSEISVELLVRFAVLYKSRSYGEVVQSALGKTARVLSEICIIVNNGGVLVVYLIIMGDVMSGSLHHIGVLDQWLGNGFWDHRKVLVLIVMVIFLAPLCALNKIDSLSVTSAASVALAVVFVVVCFAVATIKLIEGTIDPPRMTPDFGSKKAILDLLVVIPIMSNAYVCHFNVQPIYNELEGRSPHKMNRVGRITTAICVVVYASTAISGYLLFGQDTESDILTNFDQDLGIRFSSAVNYIVRIGYILHLVLVFPVIHFSLRETVNTLLFEGSPPLSESKKRSFGLTVVLLALIYIGSTMIPNIWTAFKFTGATSAVSLGFTFPALIALRLGKQSNTLSLVERSVSWLMLILAIVVSIVGTLGNIYSLRSKSD